Proteins from a genomic interval of Micropterus dolomieu isolate WLL.071019.BEF.003 ecotype Adirondacks linkage group LG16, ASM2129224v1, whole genome shotgun sequence:
- the LOC123984836 gene encoding CAP-Gly domain-containing linker protein 4-like isoform X1, which translates to MFFQRSAVQFWIHGSVDCLSELSSSRLSHPFSGTIRRSFSTSSAIATPKETSRRSPVTRSRSNPHRRRWSTLSSVPGSTAVSSPLPTSEGQVCLHVGMQVLLSSANEMAFIRYLGTADFAPGLWLGLELRSPKGKNDGSVGGRRYFTCRPGHGVLVRPSRVTYRGINGSRLVNENS; encoded by the exons atgtTTTTCCAGCGTTCagctgtccaattttg GATCCATGGATCTGTTGATTGCCTTTCAGAGCTCTCCTCCTCACGCCTCAGCCATCCATTCAGCG GGACAATCCGCCGCAGTTTCAGCACATCATCGGCCATCGCCACCCCAAAGGAGACGAGCAGAAGAAGTCCTGTTACCAG aagtCGTTCCAACCCTCACCGTCGACGCTGGagcaccctcagcagtgttcCCGGGAGCACGGCAGTGTCCAGCCCCTTGCCCACCTCTGAAGGACAGGTCTGCCTCCATGTGGGCATGCAGGTCCTTCTCAGCAGTGCCAATGAGATGGCGTTCATCCGTTACCTGGGCACAGCAGACTTTGCTCCGGGTCTTTGGCTGGGTCTGGAGCTCAGAAGCCCAAAGGGAAAGAATGACGGCTCTGTGGGGGGGCGTCGTTACTTCACCTGTCGACCCGGCCACGGCGTGCTGGTCCGTCCCAGCAGAGTCACGTACCGTGGCATCAACGGTTCTCGCTTGGTGAATGAAAACAGCTGA
- the LOC123984836 gene encoding CAP-Gly domain-containing linker protein 4-like isoform X2, whose translation MFFQRSAVQFWIHGSVDCLSELSSSRLSHPFSGTIRRSFSTSSAIATPKETSRRSPVTSRSNPHRRRWSTLSSVPGSTAVSSPLPTSEGQVCLHVGMQVLLSSANEMAFIRYLGTADFAPGLWLGLELRSPKGKNDGSVGGRRYFTCRPGHGVLVRPSRVTYRGINGSRLVNENS comes from the exons atgtTTTTCCAGCGTTCagctgtccaattttg GATCCATGGATCTGTTGATTGCCTTTCAGAGCTCTCCTCCTCACGCCTCAGCCATCCATTCAGCG GGACAATCCGCCGCAGTTTCAGCACATCATCGGCCATCGCCACCCCAAAGGAGACGAGCAGAAGAAGTCCTGTTACCAG tCGTTCCAACCCTCACCGTCGACGCTGGagcaccctcagcagtgttcCCGGGAGCACGGCAGTGTCCAGCCCCTTGCCCACCTCTGAAGGACAGGTCTGCCTCCATGTGGGCATGCAGGTCCTTCTCAGCAGTGCCAATGAGATGGCGTTCATCCGTTACCTGGGCACAGCAGACTTTGCTCCGGGTCTTTGGCTGGGTCTGGAGCTCAGAAGCCCAAAGGGAAAGAATGACGGCTCTGTGGGGGGGCGTCGTTACTTCACCTGTCGACCCGGCCACGGCGTGCTGGTCCGTCCCAGCAGAGTCACGTACCGTGGCATCAACGGTTCTCGCTTGGTGAATGAAAACAGCTGA